The Victivallis sp. Marseille-Q1083 DNA window ACCGGCTGTTGCAGGAGAGCAATCTGCGTTCCGGCCGGCTGCTGGGGGAGAAGGCGAACCCGTCGCGGAATCCGAAGCCGACCGAAGAACTGACAGCGGACGGTTCGCCGCTGCAATGGGACTGCTATGGAAAGGAGCTGACCGTCTGGCTTTACGATGCGGTCTGCGGCTATGCTCTGACCGGTTCGCAGCCGCTGAATTTGCCGGTGCATGACGCGCTGAAAATCGACAAAAGCGAATTTGACCGGTGGCGGAATATTCTGCTGGATTATATCGACCGGGACGATTTTGTTCGGGACGGCGGCATGGAAGCCGTTCATTACCGGCAGCGGAAACTGCCGGTTTTACCGCGCAACGCTCCGTTGCGATATCGGGAGGAAGTGTTCTGGCTGCCGGGTGCTGCGCGCTGGTTTGCGGCGGATGAGCATGGCGTCCTGACGGTTTTCCGGCCGGTTGCACCGGCCGGTTTGGCGGAATTGAACGGCCGGCCGAATTTATTCAGTGCGCCGCTGCCGGTAATTCAGCGGCTGGCCGGTTTGAACGACGAAGAAATCAAGCAGGTGAAGAGAGCGCTGGAAGGGTGGCGGGGGCAAAAAAAGCCGCTGACGGAATCATTGCCGCCCGGCATGATCAGCCGGCTGGGCATGGCCTTGAACCGGCAGGAGTCCGGCGTTTATACGATTTTGGTCGATGCCTCGGAGCCGGAGTTGCCCGGCAGCCGGTTGTGGCTGACAGTCCGGCCAAGGCTGGAAGAAAATGAACTGCATTATTATGAATTTCTCTGGCTGTAGGACGTCACTCCCCGGTTTCCGCCTTGGAACCGGTTGTCGCGGCCGGTTCGATGAGGTTGGCGCGCAGCTGGATGACTTGAGGCGGCCAGCCGGCCGGTTCGACGATTTTGACGGTGACGGTCGCGTCGAGTGAAGTTTCCGCCGGTTGCGGCGTCACACTGAGCAATAGTTCAAAGCGGCGGGCAGCGAGGGGACGCAATTCGGCTTTTCCGTCGGCGCCGGCATAAATTTGGGACTGCAGTTCCAGTTTGACTTCCGGCTGAACGGCTGTCAGGATAAAGCGATAACGGTAGGTCTGGCCGGTTTCCAATTGGCCGGCATAATGAAACGGGGCAGGGGTGATGTTCAACAACGGCCTGGCCTGGCCGCGGACGAGAAAGCGCAGGAAACGCTGGGAGGGGTCATTGGTTTCCAGATAGAGCACTTTGGAAAATTCACCGGAAACGGAATTGGCCTTGACGACGACCGGCAGTTCGGCGCTGTCGCCGGGTGCCAGCCTGGTTTTCGACAGTTTGCCGGCCAGGCAGCCGCAGGTGGAACGAATTTTTCCCAACTGCAACTCATCATCGCCCTGGTTGGTGATCGTAAACGCGTACCGTTTTTCCAGATTGGCCGGGAATTCGCCGAAATCATGGCTGGCCGAAGCAATTGCCGCCACCGGTTCGGCCGTGACCGGCAACATGGCCGCCGACAGCAGCATAACGGCGAAAACCGGGAAATGCCAATGGAGCATCGAATGGTTCTTCCTGTTATTTTCTTTGGGTTTAATTGATTTAGTCTGTTATTGTTCTCTTGGAATAAATTTAGCATTTTAAACCTTGAAATCCATATTTTTATCGAAAAAAGTGCGATAAAGCCTATGGAATATGGGAAAAAAATAGGAAAAAAAGTTTTAATTGAAGGAAAATTTAAAATTTCATGTTATTATAGTAATGCATTGACAAGGCAACTCAAGGCGAAGGGAAAGGGAAAGGGAATGAGATTGGGAAAAAAGCTGCTGCCATTGTTGGTAGTGCTGGCAAGCTGCAGTGGGGTGTATGGAGCCAATGACAACAATCCACCGACTTGTGATCATCCGCTTTCCAAGCGAGTTACGAAGTATGAGAATTTTCGGGTAACTTTCGCGAGCGATCCGCAAAATACTTGTAACGGCTCAAAAACTCTGGCTCAAATTAAAAA harbors:
- a CDS encoding DUF1573 domain-containing protein, with translation MLHWHFPVFAVMLLSAAMLPVTAEPVAAIASASHDFGEFPANLEKRYAFTITNQGDDELQLGKIRSTCGCLAGKLSKTRLAPGDSAELPVVVKANSVSGEFSKVLYLETNDPSQRFLRFLVRGQARPLLNITPAPFHYAGQLETGQTYRYRFILTAVQPEVKLELQSQIYAGADGKAELRPLAARRFELLLSVTPQPAETSLDATVTVKIVEPAGWPPQVIQLRANLIEPAATTGSKAETGE